Proteins from a genomic interval of Gavia stellata isolate bGavSte3 chromosome 13, bGavSte3.hap2, whole genome shotgun sequence:
- the C13H15orf40 gene encoding UPF0235 protein C15orf40 homolog — MLALAGFRRLLAAPVRSGGGAMPRKGKGAGKEPTEAGAATGPVVVAGDGCVRVAVRAKPGSRCSAVTDVTAEAVGVAIAAPPSEGEANAELCRYLSKVLEVKKSEVILEKGGKSREKVVKILVSMTPDEILEKLKKEASS, encoded by the exons ATGCTGGCCCTCGCCGGCTTCCGTCGGCTGCTGGCGGCGCCGGTGCGGAGCGGTGGCGGGGCCATGCCCCGGAAG GGGAAaggagctgggaaggagccCACGGAAGCGGGCGCCGCTACGGGACCGGTGGTGGTAGCGGGCGACGGCTGTGTGAGGGTGGCGGTTCGTGCCAAGCCCGGCTCCCGGTGCAGCGCCGTCACAG ATGTGACAGCTGAGGCGGTAGGTGTAGCTATTGCTGCACCTCCATCAGAAGGGGAGGCAAATGCAGAGCTGTGTCGCTACCTCTCTAAGGTGCTAGAAGTGAAGAAGAGTGAAGTTATTTTAGAGAAg GGTGGTAAATCACGTGAAAAAGTGGTGAAGATTTTGGTATCGATGACACCAGATGAGAttttagaaaaactgaaaaaagaagctTCCAGTTGA
- the BTBD1 gene encoding BTB/POZ domain-containing protein 1 isoform X1: MAAAGGGSGAPVETAAATATAAAAAAAAEAGAVLQREPLYNWQATKGSLRERFAFLFSNELLSDVHFVVGKGGLRGAGGGAPPGPGQQRIPAHRFVLAAGSAVFDAMFNGGMATTSAEIELPDVEPAAFLALLRFLYSDEVQIGPETVMTTLYTAKKYAVPALEAHCVDFLTKHLRADNAFMLLTQARLFDEPQLASLCLDTIDKSTMDAISAEGFTDIDIDTLCAVLERDTLSIRESRLFGAVVRWAEAECQRQQLPVTFGNKQKVLGRALSLIRFPLMTIEEFAAGPAQSGILSDREVVNLFLHFTVNPKPKVDYIDRPRCCLRGKECSINRFQQVESRWGYSGTSDRIRFTVNRRISIVGFGLYGSIHGPTDYQVNIQIIDYEKNQTLGQNDTGFSCDGTASTFRVMFKEPIEILPTVCYTACATLKGPDSHYGTKGLKKVIHESPTASKTCFVFYSSPGNNNGTSIEDGQIPEIIFYT, from the exons ATggcggccgccggcggcggctCGGGTGCGCCCGTGGAGACGGCCGCCGCTACTGCtactgccgccgccgccgccgccgccgcggaggCTGGCGCGGTGCTGCAGCGGGAGCCGCTGTACAACTGGCAGGCCACCAAGGGCTCGCTGCGGGAGCGCTTcgccttcctcttctccaaCGAGCTCCTCAGCGACGTGCACTTCGTGGTGGGCAAGGGCGGCCTCCGCggcgcgggcgggggggcgccCCCCGGGCCTGGCCAGCAGCGCATCCCCGCCCACCGCTTCGTCCTGGCGGCCGGCAGCGCCGTCTTCGACGCGATGTTTAACGGCGGCATGGCCACCACCTCGGCCGAGATCGAGCTGCCCGACGTGGAACCCGCCGCCTTCCTGGCGCTCCTGAG GTTTCTTTATTCAGATGAAGTTCAGATTGGTCCAGAAACAGTCATGACTACTTTATACACTGCTAAAAAGTATGCAGTCCCAGCCCTGGAAGCACATTGTGTGGATTTTCTAACGAAGCACCTCCGAGCAGATAATGCCTTTATGCTGCTTACTCAA GCTCGTTTGTTTGATGAACCTCAGCTTGCTAGTCTTTGTCTTGACACAATAGACAAAAGTACTATGGATGCAATAAGTGCAGAAGGCTTTACTGATATTGATATAG acacATTATGTGCAGTTCTAGAAAGGGATACCCTTAGTATTCGAGAAAGTAGACTCTTTGGAGCTGTTGTTCGCTGGGCAGAAGCAGAATGTCAAAGACAACAACTGCCAGTGAcatttggaaacaaacaaaaagtccTCGGAAGAGCTCTTTCCTTAATCCGTTTTCCATTAATGACTATTGAAGAGTTTGCAGCAG gcCCTGCTCAGTCTGGAATCTTGTCAGATCGGGAAGTAGTAAatctctttctgcattttactgTCAATCCTAAACCTAAAGTAGATTATATTGACCGACCAAGATGTTGCCTTAGAGGAAAAGAATGCAGCATTAACAGGTTTCAGCAAGTGGAGAGTCGCTGGGGCTACAGTGGAACAAGTGATCGGATTAG ATTCACAGTTAATAGAAGAATTTCCATAGTGGGATTTGGATTATATGGATCAATTCATGGACCCACAGACTATCAAGTTAATATACAG ATAATTGATTATGAGAAGAATCAAACACTAGGACAAAATGATACTGGATTTAGTTGTGATGGAACGGCCAGTACATTTAGAGTTATGTTCAAAGAACCTATAGAGATTTTGCCAACGGTTTGCTACACAGCTTGCGCAACGTTGAAA GGTCCTGATTCCCACTATGGAACAAAAGGTTTGAAGAAAGTGATCCACGAATCTCCTACTGCTAGCAAAACATGCTTTGTCTTTTATAGTTCACCAGGTAACAACAATGGTACATCAATAGAAGATGGACAGATaccagaaataatattttatacataa
- the BTBD1 gene encoding BTB/POZ domain-containing protein 1 isoform X2, with product MAAAGGGSGAPVETAAATATAAAAAAAAEAGAVLQREPLYNWQATKGSLRERFAFLFSNELLSDVHFVVGKGGLRGAGGGAPPGPGQQRIPAHRFVLAAGSAVFDAMFNGGMATTSAEIELPDVEPAAFLALLRFLYSDEVQIGPETVMTTLYTAKKYAVPALEAHCVDFLTKHLRADNAFMLLTQARLFDEPQLASLCLDTIDKSTMDAISAEGFTDIDIDTLCAVLERDTLSIRESRLFGAVVRWAEAECQRQQLPVTFGNKQKVLGRALSLIRFPLMTIEEFAAGPAQSGILSDREVVNLFLHFTVNPKPKVDYIDRPRCCLRGKECSINRFQQVESRWGYSGTSDRIRFTVNRRISIVGFGLYGSIHGPTDYQVNIQVIHTDTNQTLGQNDTGFSCDGTASTFRVMFKEPIEILPTVCYTACATLKGPDSHYGTKGLKKVIHESPTASKTCFVFYSSPGNNNGTSIEDGQIPEIIFYT from the exons ATggcggccgccggcggcggctCGGGTGCGCCCGTGGAGACGGCCGCCGCTACTGCtactgccgccgccgccgccgccgccgcggaggCTGGCGCGGTGCTGCAGCGGGAGCCGCTGTACAACTGGCAGGCCACCAAGGGCTCGCTGCGGGAGCGCTTcgccttcctcttctccaaCGAGCTCCTCAGCGACGTGCACTTCGTGGTGGGCAAGGGCGGCCTCCGCggcgcgggcgggggggcgccCCCCGGGCCTGGCCAGCAGCGCATCCCCGCCCACCGCTTCGTCCTGGCGGCCGGCAGCGCCGTCTTCGACGCGATGTTTAACGGCGGCATGGCCACCACCTCGGCCGAGATCGAGCTGCCCGACGTGGAACCCGCCGCCTTCCTGGCGCTCCTGAG GTTTCTTTATTCAGATGAAGTTCAGATTGGTCCAGAAACAGTCATGACTACTTTATACACTGCTAAAAAGTATGCAGTCCCAGCCCTGGAAGCACATTGTGTGGATTTTCTAACGAAGCACCTCCGAGCAGATAATGCCTTTATGCTGCTTACTCAA GCTCGTTTGTTTGATGAACCTCAGCTTGCTAGTCTTTGTCTTGACACAATAGACAAAAGTACTATGGATGCAATAAGTGCAGAAGGCTTTACTGATATTGATATAG acacATTATGTGCAGTTCTAGAAAGGGATACCCTTAGTATTCGAGAAAGTAGACTCTTTGGAGCTGTTGTTCGCTGGGCAGAAGCAGAATGTCAAAGACAACAACTGCCAGTGAcatttggaaacaaacaaaaagtccTCGGAAGAGCTCTTTCCTTAATCCGTTTTCCATTAATGACTATTGAAGAGTTTGCAGCAG gcCCTGCTCAGTCTGGAATCTTGTCAGATCGGGAAGTAGTAAatctctttctgcattttactgTCAATCCTAAACCTAAAGTAGATTATATTGACCGACCAAGATGTTGCCTTAGAGGAAAAGAATGCAGCATTAACAGGTTTCAGCAAGTGGAGAGTCGCTGGGGCTACAGTGGAACAAGTGATCGGATTAG ATTCACAGTTAATAGAAGAATTTCCATAGTGGGATTTGGATTATATGGATCAATTCATGGACCCACAGACTATCAAGTTAATATACAG GTGATACATACTGATACT AATCAAACACTAGGACAAAATGATACTGGATTTAGTTGTGATGGAACGGCCAGTACATTTAGAGTTATGTTCAAAGAACCTATAGAGATTTTGCCAACGGTTTGCTACACAGCTTGCGCAACGTTGAAA GGTCCTGATTCCCACTATGGAACAAAAGGTTTGAAGAAAGTGATCCACGAATCTCCTACTGCTAGCAAAACATGCTTTGTCTTTTATAGTTCACCAGGTAACAACAATGGTACATCAATAGAAGATGGACAGATaccagaaataatattttatacataa